Proteins encoded in a region of the Paraburkholderia flava genome:
- the rlmH gene encoding 23S rRNA (pseudouridine(1915)-N(3))-methyltransferase RlmH translates to MKLHIVAVGHKMPDWIASGFDEYAKRMPPELRIELRELKPEQRSSGRSAESVMAAEKQRIEAALPKQARIVALDERGKDWTTMQLAAALPDWQQDGRDVVFLIGGADGLDPELKSRADTLLRLSSLTLPHAMVRVLLAEQLYRAWTITQNHPYHRA, encoded by the coding sequence TGGATCGCCTCGGGTTTCGACGAGTACGCGAAACGGATGCCGCCCGAACTGCGCATCGAACTGCGCGAACTGAAGCCCGAGCAACGCTCGTCGGGCCGTTCCGCCGAGAGCGTGATGGCCGCCGAAAAACAGCGCATCGAAGCCGCGCTGCCGAAGCAGGCGCGCATCGTCGCGCTCGATGAACGCGGCAAGGACTGGACCACGATGCAGCTTGCCGCCGCGTTGCCCGACTGGCAGCAGGACGGACGCGACGTCGTGTTTCTGATCGGTGGCGCGGATGGGCTCGATCCAGAACTGAAGTCGCGCGCGGACACTCTGCTGCGGCTCTCCAGCCTCACACTGCCGCACGCAATGGTGCGCGTGCTGCTCGCCGAACAGCTGTACCGCGCGTGGACCATCACGCAGAATCATCCGTATCATCGCGCGTAG